The genomic region CTGTTATTGCATCAGTGTTGCATATTGCAAAGATTAGATAAAGACATGGTAATACTTATCAGGTATCACTTAACACAGTATCTATAAAGCACTGCAGCAAGTGTATTCATAAGGGTTTAGATTGTATCAGCAATGTATTATAGTGTTTTTTAATATCTCTTTTAGCTGTTTCGGAATGGTCATACCTACagtcataaaatgtaatagttCTAGAATGTAGGGTTGTGATTCATTGATATGTTTGGTtaaattatttcatttcataattaCCAATCGTTGATGTTGTGCATCTTGCCTTTTGCCTGTCACTTTTCTTGGTTCTTTGCTGTATTGCGCTATGACTGTGAGAAATGTATCAGGTTAGTCTCACTTCTCATATTCCATCCTATTCTATCCATTTCCGTTTTAAAGCCCCCAGGTATTTAGCCTTTAATCTTTGCTTGTGTCATTTCTGGAAAAGAGAAGTCGTCTGTTCAGACTGTGCGCCTACATCTTAGCAGAACTGAGACATTTTACGATTTAACTCTTCAATGAAAAAGCCCACCTAAACAGCTCTTGTGACATGTGATGGCAATTTAAAACCAATTTTCTTAGACCATTGGTAATTTATTGTTGCTGGACATCAACACCAAAACTCACCTTAGTTCagcaaattattttatttacacaACAATTAGTGCGTCGATTGGTCTGTTGTCACGTTAAAATAATTAGTCAATATGCTAACTCATTGTTGAACTTTCCGATCACGGTGTCGTTTCGATTGCCCTGAGACTTCTTATGGACTAATTTACATAGTAAACAGCCTGATATTTACTTTCCTGCTAATTAATATGATGCCATACAAATCATTCAACGCTTTTGCTGTTGGAGCTCAGAGTCATTCGGgtcgcatgcgtgtgtgtgtgtgtgtgtgtgtgtgtgcttgggggaCGGTGAAACTCGCGATGCACTAGTTGAACAACCAGTTTTAATGGTATGTATATCCATCGCGCCATTTACGGTTAAAACGTTACCGCTGCACCCATCGAACCTAATATCACTGCCTAATCGTCAATAACTAATCCATCTTAAAACGTGCCTACATTCAATAGTGAAACCGTGAAAGGTGTTGTTGAACAGGGGATTTGGAGCCCCCTATCGTAAGATATGGGATAATAATACACTTCTATGAGTGCCTGTGTAACTTGTAAGAAGTGCTAGGCCTAAATGGATCCTACTCTATAACGCTCACACTTCAGAACCTGAATTATTTCATTCACCAAGCATAAGACGTGTAGGCCTACAAAGAATTTGACACACAACATTGTGACACAAAGTACTCATGGACCATGGGTACCATAGAGGCATGAAAGGTGACTATGATTCCTAGGGCCCTGGCTGGAAGGGGTCCAGAAAATCTCAAAATTCTGTCAGGGGCCCTGATAATTCCTAGCAGTGCCTCTGTCACTGGCACACATACGCTAGACATTCAAGGCCATATAGGACCTCACATATGgtgcaaaacatacatttaaagcagTACATGTCTACAATGATCAAACTAGCTCTACCACTTGCATTCAGGCTGGGGGGCATGTAGCCCTTTGTGTATTGCTAGGGGTCTTCTAGGGTCTCTAAGGGTCAACCATGGAGATGCTGGGCTTACTTGGTGCAAGTTTTTAGGGCCCCTGTCACCTCTGTGTCTATGCCAGATAGGCCTCTGAGGTAATCCAGGCCTGCTTGAgccatatttgttttatttgtttattttttgcttAGTAGCCAAAAAGGTATAGCTAACATATCAAAAAACAAAAATGCTTTAAGACGTGTAGCTCTGAATGAATAGTGAAAAGACCATTTTTTGCATTCTGTAAATTTTTACTGTctcaattgttttattttacaaatcctaaaaaatcaaataaaacaatcaACAAATATATTCAAAAGCAATAAAAAAGGCACATAGGCTTATGATTCAAACGATGATTTCTGAATCACACTTTCTGAATTTCATAATTTCCACAGACTGCAAATTGAACGTTGAATTCCGAATACCCAACAACAGAAACCATGATGCTAAAAGCAAGTGTCCCATTCAAAATAAAGTCAGTGCGTCTCAGTCTCAAGTAACTTTATTGATACGATGTTACATAGTTCACCAGGCCTATCGCCAAACCCTCCTGAAAGATGCTTTTATTTCGCCTTACTGGAGTATGTGTACTATTATTATATTACCTAGAGATAATTGCACTCCTGGTAATTTCAAACTCCCCAGGTAGCCCGATGGTAACCCCGCCTACTGCCTCGCATTAGCCCGCCTCCAACTCCCTAAACAGTTTATAATGAAGAGGCGAGCGTTCAGCTTGCCAGTGACATGCCTCCTGTCAAACGAGTGTGTATCTGTTGAGTAGCCTACTTTCAATCATTCAAGGAGAAGACCATTttctatttaaaatatttttttcacgATCTCTGGTGATGGCCCTCGCTGATGCGATGCTGCCGTCAATTTCTGCTTTTGCAACTTCGACACCTGAGGAGAAGCAGACCGTTCAGGTaagtttgcttttgtttgtctgCACAACTGGTCAATAGTATTATTTTAGGATTTAACGGGAAAATGTTTAggggacaaaacaaaggaaagacttattgtttaaaatgtttcttttcccCAACTACTTGGCAAGGCCTGTGAAGGTTAGGCTATTGCGTCGTTTTCACCGAATGTCGTTTATTTTTTGCAGCACTGGAAAGTGGATCAGACGAGGATAGGGGACGACATGAAACCGCTCATCGAGGTGGAGTTCAGCATCGTGGAGGGCTCTGCGCTGAACAAAGAGGAAGACGACCTGTCGAAGTTTTTGGATCTAGAGTTTATCTTGTCCAACACAATCGGGAATAACTCGACCAGTCATTCTACATATCCACTTCCAGAGTCACCGGATAGCTGTAGTACAGTGTATGATAGCGACAGTTCTCATCAAACTCCTAACGCGTACTGCAGCAGCAGTTACAGCTCAAGTCCCTGTCACAGTTTGGTGGCGGAGTTGCTGACCCCTGACATGGGTTATCAGGGCGACGCTCAGCGAGACTTCAGACTGACTGAGCGGCGTGAGTATACTGAGCTTGGAGTTCCGAGCTCGGAGAACCATGTGCACTTAGCTGTAAATCATATGGGATACAAAATTAAAACGGAGAGTCAAGAACAGTCGTGCATGATGCCAACAGACTTTATGGGACATGGTTACGAACAAAAGCCCCCACGGCTCATGCACAACGGATTCATGCAGCAGCAGGCGTGCGCGCAGGGGTTTGCACCTCAGATTATTCACCAGAGTTTGTCCCGGGATGAAATGGCGCGGAAAGACTGTCACCTGGCGGAGATGAGCGCACACCACCACTCTCATTTGACGCGCTCCCAACAGTACTTGCCAGGTGCGTACCCACAGCAGTACCCTCAGCACCCTGGAGCGCAGCAGTACCACGGAGAGTACGGCATGTTCAGGGAGTCTATGCGTGTCCATCCGGGCATGCCTGGCGCGGTGTTGACCCCACCGTCATCGCCACTGCTGGAATTCTTCGCCGCCGAAGACACTAAGCCAAAGCGAGGCCGTCGATCTTGGGCAAGGAAGCGCACAGCGACACATAGCTGTGAATTTCCTGGCTGCGGAAAAACGTACACCAAGAGCTCTCACCTGAAAGCTCAtctacgaacacacacaggtacgttTCTTTTGTCTCTTAAGAAATGGTTGTTTTATAACGTGTACATGAATGTTTTAAACCCAGTTGGGCCAGAGGATCTGATGCTAAATGGTTGGTTCGTTTTCTTCTACAGGTGAAAAACCTTACCACTGCAGCTGGGAAGGCTGTGGCTGGAAGTTCGCCCGATCCGACGAGCTGACCCGTCATTACAGGAAGCACACTGGACACCGGCCTTTTCAGTGTCATCTTTGCGAAAGGGCCTTTTCCAGGTCCGACCACTTGGCTCTGCACATGAAGAGgcacatataaaacatatttttgataTAACTTTTTATCTCCCCTCGCAGAGGGTGTTACTTTTCACTTGTAAATATGCGATTTTAGATTAAGTTATAGCTGTATTTAAGAAGAATGACATGCTGAATGTGCATTCCTTGTAAATTATTTTCTGTTGACCTGGAGAAACGGATATGAGATGAATCGGGGCAGGACCCACACCATGTTTTTGtacatataggcctacacattGGGTTCGTTTTGtacatataggcctacacattGGGCTAGTTTTGCTGTATGCTTTTTATTCTGTTATTGTACTTTTCGTAATAACTGCCCTTGTCAggggtatgtgtttgtattgagCAGTTAAGACTGCCTGGcaattgatttttatttttcattttttcaaaatgttctgtttgCCTAAAATGTAAATGACAATCACTTGGTCTTGATGGTTTTGGAGAAAAGGTACTATCCAAACTGCCTTACAGTGAAGTGCTTATAATTTATGTCATCAAATGAATGACATGATGAAGTTATGCCATGTATATGCGTATTATCTGCATACTTGAACATTTCTTTAAAACTCTTATTCGAAATGACAGATATGTCTGTCATCCACTCAGATGCTTGTTGATTTTAAagaaattcaaaacaaataaaacaaatattcaaaataaatgtgtaaatgGATTTTGTTGTACACAACTGTCTCTCAAATTAATATAACTGATGACAAGCTTGTTTGGTAATGTAAATTGACTTGAGagtattttatagttttggtAGGCCGACAGATCATACTTAAGACTATGTCATCCAAACATGTTTTAGGAGGAGTTGGTGGAATCAAGTAGCAAGTTTACTGGAAAATACACGAGGTCTCTTTGTCTCATTCATCTCTTTTCCCCTTAGCTCAAATACCTCATCACCTCCTGGTCACTAATGTTATCTGTCACAACCACATTAAAATGACTTATGAATCAGCAAGAACCAGGAGGTTAAGTATATCTGCCCGCAGACATTAGTCATTTTGcatcacacataaacagacctTCGCTTAGTGGAGGGTTATGTCAATTGTACGctcatttaaattatttattaaatacaattatagGGACAGTCAATTGATGAGACAattttggggaaaaaatgaaatattttttatCAAAAGGCAGGGCAGTTATCCAAGAGTGTTTGATCACAGGCATAAGCAGTATAGGCTGGTCTTCCTGTCTTACATGTGTGCATAAATACACAGAGaataggagaaagagagagagagagagacctgtctTCCTGACAGTTGTTTGCCTAGGAATGCACTGCCACACTGGCAAGCACGGATATAGCACTCTGCCGCTCTCTAGTggcaaggcattgaacattgcAGCTGTGTAATTCTGTATTTTGCTGTATTTCGGAGCAGCTTTATCTGATTTCTTTTTAATAAGAAGATTGTAGTCATAGTTTTTGCATACATACTCCACATTGAAGAACACCTAAAActtcaaaaaaagaaagtcCCTGGAGTTACTGCAGTATGCTGAGGTATTTCAGAAGCAGAAATTCACAAAGTGCACAAAGTTTTCTTTAGAAACCAGATTTTTGGAAGGATTTCCTTCATCAGCTAAGATAGGGCTACTGCTAGACAGTGTATAACATTTTCCTTGTTAAGattgtaatgtgttttttattaaagtaacactatgcaacaatttgacactttttgaggtatggttttataggcaactagttttggtaccatcctcaaattcattttgatagcatatggtcatgtgatggacagataaacacatgtgtcttccccactagccatccaagatatgccctatgtagttctgtgttctgtgtaagtctttcacacacatgacattgccagctatactgccaaaagacaccagttagtatgttggcaagcttctatcaatgtcagctgggctgttggtggtgtttgcaaggtttttagcatgccttttaggttgttagcttactagttttggaacagaactccgtattgctgcttgaAGTGAAGGATCAGATTGCGTGTGTCTTCACAAGAGTTCCATAGTATGACCAGAAGAGGGCAGTGTAAGAACATGTTACAGTGAACATTCTGTCTTTGCTGACGTGAATGCAGACTCCCAAAGTGTTTCCCCTTTGGTTGCGTTATGTTATGGTAAAGATAATGCTTACAGCCTCCGCTTTCAAGATGTCAGCACCACATCCGGAAACATTTGGACCCTTTCATAAATGTTCAGTTTTCAATGATGGTTTTAAAATGGTATGTAAAGGATCTCAATCACTCCAATAGCCAACCATGCAAATGACTCTGGAAGAGGATATGGCAAAGAAATACATGGGAGAGCCACACGGGGGTAGGAGTGGGGCCCCAAAACTGTTCCAAAATGTGCTAAATCGCAACATGTATGTCTGCACGCTTATATGCGAACAAGAGCACAACCCGTGCGATCAACAGGGAGGGCAATGAAAATGAAACTTAAACAGAGATGAATGGAAAATACAGCAAGGTCTGTGCAGTGTGATCAGCTCATCATCCCTCAGAGTGATGCCACTGCGTTCAGTATTCTCTGGCCCAGAATGGCTCCCAGGAAGGGCGTGCTAGTCCACATGAACTACCTGAAAAACAAACCTCTACAACTGGTCTTGACGCACACCTGGTTAGATGTATGACCCAGtgccttttttgttttaccaTACAGAGGTTGTGAAAGTGCACTCGACACCTACATCTGCTAATTTGAAGAGCTCAGGTGGTGATGTTGCCTCTACTACACCTCCCCCTGCTAATGCAGTGACTGTGTACAATTACAGATGTGTTTTTATCTGCCTCTATGCGTCATTATTTCATAGAGAGAAAACCTCTCAATCTCTGATCCGTGGCGTTtcaattgatttatttatttattttctagttCATCGTTTAGAGATCTGAGATTTCGTTTCTGGTCTTCTGCACTTCAGTGTCCAGGGCCATGCCCTCCTTTGCCTTACACAAGTCTGCTTGAGGCTGTGGCCACTGAAGCCAAAGGGCGTGACAGATTACTCTTGTCCATGGAGCAGTGTGGAAGGGTTTTTGGAGCCGAGGCGTGTAGTCATGGAGTCACTGCTATGTGCGTAATGCCATTTACTCAACACAGGCATCATGGCCTCTGTtttgcctaacacacacacacacacacacacacacacacacacacacactacagaagcAGTGTTACTACAAGCTTCTCTTCAGGTATCAAACAGCCTCTACCCTTCATGTTCTCAATAGGATCTCAGTTTAATTTAGAGATACATTTCCATTTTCCATTTGATAACTTgtgaacgaaaaaaaaaaaaaagaccatgtGCGTTGTGCATGTTTGAACAAAGCACCGACTAAGTGACCTAGATTATACACAGATTGCCGGGCAGGAATGTTGTCAGTGATCTGGCAGCTGTGGCCAGTGCAGAAGAACAGGACGGATGGAGCGGGGAGAATGGTCAAACAGACACAGGGAGCCCCTCCAACCCCAGCCCCCACATCTGACTTCCTTCCTCAGGGTTCTCTCCGAACTTAAGCCCTGAGAAGCACAAATGAAGGGGTGTAACAGGAAATCAAGGAGAATGTTGGGGAGAGCAGGGTTGTCTGTCACACTGGAGAGGTCTCCTAATCTAGGGGCTCAATCTCAAAACTGAAATGGCTACATTGTGTGACACAACCCCCTGAGTCAACATCCTGTTTACCTTTAGTCAAGGCCACCTGAAACTGAGCTTAGCACAATCCTATGTGGGCAGGGAAATAAAAGGTCAGTgcagagaagggaagaaatTGTCCAAGTCGAGTTAGGAAAGAAAAAGTGGGCAACAAAGCATTACATTTACAAACGACTCATCATCAGATGAGAGCAAGTGTTTCTGCCTTGTCTGTGTGGAACTATTTTTCAAACAGTCGGCTAAAGGAGGCTTTGGTTTAACGTGTGAGACGCAGCAAATGGCCCATGCTGCATGTAAGCTACCTCAGGAGATGCAATGTTTTGCCTGAACTACGACTTTGAATAATGCTGGAAGACCACTATTAGTTATTTAAATGTGAATACCggtatatatatacgtatatatatatactctggGGGGCCTGCACCGGGGCCACTCACAACTATGTTATGATAGGCCAATCACAGGCCGATATGTTGAAGAGTAAGAGGCTGAAGAGGTGGGGTGGCAGTTATGGTggcactgtgattggctgaactGCTCAGGCAGGTGACCAGTGACCAATGACATTTTACACAGGCCATGGTTTTCATTGCACATTGGGGTCAGAGCAGAGAAAATAAATGTACATGTTTCATCTTTGTGTCTGACAGTTATGATGTCCTCTGAGGCCtgtacagaaacacaacaaTTCACAGGCAGGTGACTCACAGGCATCACTTTCCCATCGACCTCTAGCAAGACCATGAAGACAGAACATTTGAGTTACTGCAATGcctgtgtgttcacctgttgtCATGAAATGTGAACAAACCCTGTGCCTCGTGTACGTTTTCAATTTGGGCAAAAACAGAAAGCAGCACTCGCTCTTAACTCCATGGCCTCAAACTCTGTTATAAATTATTAACCTATACAATATAGTGGGGATGTCACACATGAAACAACTGAGGACAGGTCCCCTCTCCTGCTTCAGAGTCAAGGCTTGCAGGATGCCAGCACACGCACAGTAAACAACCTGACACCATATCCGGGTCCCCTTGAAGAGTCATTGCGGGTTTTTGCAGAGCTGACTCACCCATTCCAATGACCACAGTCCGTTTTTCCTTTCACCTGGTgctcacaaaaaaataaactgcaAAAGCCTGCGGTCAGCAGGAGTAATGACCCTTACAGCTGTTCAGGCCTGACTGTCTACATTGGGATTTAACCATTAAAGGACGTGGcgactccatctttctcttgtTTCCATGGTGAACTGGAatgcccacctctctctcccaacaGAGCCATGTCAACAAACATCTGCTGTCACGGGTAAAGCATCTGCGAGGCAGATTGTCCATTCTTACGATAGAGATGATACAGAGTTTACATGCTGGTAGATATTTTCAGTTGTATATTTCAATAGTGGACTGTTGTGTGGACACTGTGCATTGTCTGGTCATGGTGCTAAGGCTCTTACAGGAGTCTTTCAGTGGCTGCCTTTCCCTCTCGACAGTCAGACGGTATGTTGTTGGAATTTCTGTGTGACGGTCTGGGTGAGACCGCACAGGAACGGTGCTCTGTCGGCACAAATTCGCCCCATTGCGAACTGCTAACCATACACGGACACACGATACACGGACACTAAAATGCCAACGCATTgcaatgtacacacagacatactcgaAAGATGACAGACTATTTTGTTATGttgtaaaaacatttatttgtataCTAAGTTGGTGCACCAACTGATTACAAGATGTTGTAGATAGCATAAGGAGTTACCGGCAGCTTGTTGTTGTTATCCATATCTGCATACATTGGTCCTGCAGTAAACGGATGACACCGGGAGACGGGAATATTTATTTGGTTCCCGGGGCGATTGGCCAGGTTCATTCTGATTGTGGCAGTCGGGGTGGCCTGGTCAAGCGATATccgtctttgtctttttttttttgccgcaGGAATTAATGGTCACAATGTTTAGAGCATGAACATGCTGATTACACCCAgcattatattgtattttcgTATCAGAGTCTGTCCTGTCATTTGTGTGTTGATTGATTTCTTAAGTGTACCCCCTGTTCGTGAATGGTGCTGGTCCCTGGTGTATATGGTCCAATGTCGACTAGTCTTGTCCTACTCTGATAAAGAAAGGTGAGATTCCAATTGCTGATTTCGTCCTCTGGTTGTGAGAGGCTAAGCAGATTTGTAACCTAATTACAGTTTCTGATTTTTttccatatttttttattttgttcttttctttttcttcactgTTTTATAAATTATTTGAGAATTTTGCTAGATTTCGATTCTTTTTTGTCAAGCCTTAATTAAAATACAAAGCTCTGTAAACTTACTCTGCCTCTGGGTTTTGGTCAGACCCACCCGCACACGGTGGCACCGCTCTGTCCCCGTTACATTCTGCTTGTCATATATGCTTAAAAAAGCACTAATGCCCTTGTCTCTTCAAAAGCTATTCTTATGTGGGATCTGTCCGTGGTACTGGAGTAGAtttttcctcttcctgctctcaaCCGAGTCAGACGCTTTTCACAGTCTTCCTGCTTGTCTTTGACCTTTTTCTCTAATTTCCATTTTTCtagattattttattttcatcctCATACGTTTAGTAAACAAAGCAAGCGAAACCAGaacacattgacattgaatTTAAGTGGCTACTTTTAAAATGCGTTCCTTCATCTGAAGATCCAGTCGCTGTGGAAAATGCAGTGAGTTACTACATAGGATTACCATTTTGGAATCAAAGATCGATGCCCTTTTATCGAAGAGGGATGAACTACAAGATGCATCCCAGCGAAGTACGAAGTACAAGTACAGCAACAGTTCTCTCACGGAATGCAGAGAATGTACCCCGTCAGGCTGATACCACTGCCGATGGAGCGGCTGAATGCATCAACCCTAACAAAGCCAAATGTGAGTACAGACTGCTCGCACAGGCAAGGTGCCAGACCCAAAAACCGAAACGCAAAAAGGTCAGTCATGACCTCAACACTGGTAAACCGGCTGCAGAACAGATGCCTCAGAGACTCGGAAGAGGAATGTCCTAGGGAAGAGACTGAAAGCAGAAAGCCATCAAACCACAACACCAGAAAGGTGGGCATCTATAAGAAGTGGCTCTTAACACCTATTCAACCTACAGCCTGGATAGGGACAACATTTTGAGTGACCATCCATCCACCACCCAATGACCACGGGGGCCTCTGATAAACACTCAGCAGCCGTACAAAGTGAACAAATGTCCCGTCAAGCTGAAAC from Clupea harengus chromosome 25, Ch_v2.0.2, whole genome shotgun sequence harbors:
- the klf17 gene encoding Krueppel-like factor 17, coding for MALADAMLPSISAFATSTPEEKQTVQHWKVDQTRIGDDMKPLIEVEFSIVEGSALNKEEDDLSKFLDLEFILSNTIGNNSTSHSTYPLPESPDSCSTVYDSDSSHQTPNAYCSSSYSSSPCHSLVAELLTPDMGYQGDAQRDFRLTERREYTELGVPSSENHVHLAVNHMGYKIKTESQEQSCMMPTDFMGHGYEQKPPRLMHNGFMQQQACAQGFAPQIIHQSLSRDEMARKDCHLAEMSAHHHSHLTRSQQYLPGAYPQQYPQHPGAQQYHGEYGMFRESMRVHPGMPGAVLTPPSSPLLEFFAAEDTKPKRGRRSWARKRTATHSCEFPGCGKTYTKSSHLKAHLRTHTGEKPYHCSWEGCGWKFARSDELTRHYRKHTGHRPFQCHLCERAFSRSDHLALHMKRHI